The proteins below come from a single Acidovorax sp. NCPPB 4044 genomic window:
- a CDS encoding response regulator, with protein sequence MQNILVVDDDDDITDLLTQYLGRFGYAAHAAHDGAAMRARMAERSMDLVVLDLMLPGTDGMALARELRARSAVPIIMLTARADAYERVLGLELGADDYMTKPFEPRELVARIHSVLRRAAAPVRAAPPVAGGAADVVRFDGWSLHSVERHLVTPDGVTVPLSNAEYRLLCTFLRMPRRVCSRDQLMEHARGRSMESFERSIDLLVSRLRHKLSDDPRAPSLIKTVRGSGYLFNIQTVQGLGARA encoded by the coding sequence ATGCAAAACATCCTCGTGGTCGACGACGACGACGACATCACCGACCTGCTGACCCAGTACCTGGGCCGTTTCGGCTACGCCGCCCACGCCGCGCACGACGGCGCCGCGATGCGCGCCCGCATGGCGGAGCGCTCCATGGACCTCGTGGTGCTGGACCTCATGTTGCCCGGCACCGACGGCATGGCCCTGGCGCGCGAGCTGCGCGCCCGCTCCGCCGTGCCCATCATCATGCTCACCGCCCGCGCCGATGCGTACGAACGCGTGCTGGGCCTGGAGCTGGGCGCCGACGACTACATGACCAAACCCTTCGAGCCGCGCGAGCTGGTGGCGCGCATCCACAGCGTGCTGCGCCGTGCCGCGGCACCGGTGCGCGCAGCGCCGCCCGTGGCCGGCGGCGCGGCCGACGTGGTGCGGTTCGACGGCTGGTCGCTGCACAGCGTGGAGCGCCACCTCGTCACGCCGGACGGCGTGACCGTGCCGCTCTCCAATGCCGAATACCGCCTGTTGTGCACCTTCCTGCGCATGCCGCGGCGCGTGTGCAGCCGCGACCAGCTCATGGAGCACGCGCGCGGCCGGTCGATGGAATCCTTCGAGCGCAGCATCGACCTGCTGGTCTCGCGCCTGCGCCACAAGCTCTCCGACGATCCGCGCGCGCCGTCGCTCATCAAGACCGTGCGCGGCTCGGGCTACCTCTTCAACATCCAGACCGTGCAGGGCCTCGGGGCCCGCGCCTAG